The Phocoena phocoena chromosome 4, mPhoPho1.1, whole genome shotgun sequence genome contains a region encoding:
- the LOC136122934 gene encoding short transmembrane mitochondrial protein 1-like, producing MLQFLLGFTLRNVVGMYLAQNYDILEEIKKDVDVKKKPPSS from the coding sequence ATGCTCCAGTTCCTGCTTGGATTTACTCTTCGCAATGTGGTGGGAATGTATCTGGCTCAGAACTACGACATacttgaagaaattaaaaaggacgTGGACGTCAAGAAGAAACCCCCTAGTTCATGA